A region from the Aegilops tauschii subsp. strangulata cultivar AL8/78 chromosome 5, Aet v6.0, whole genome shotgun sequence genome encodes:
- the LOC109783361 gene encoding L-type lectin-domain containing receptor kinase IX.1-like, translated as MVMKRAKCFLSLGFPYLLLLIMGSCLPHVTSLSFSYNFSGAGVLAGADLKYMNDSAPALNRIDLTNHSRKWSTGRVAHGQAVRLWDDSAGKAASFTTHFAFAIKPASDNSAASRITFPCHAWRSYAYQSLLALQRGDGMAFFVGPYPPSMPRDATGGYLALFNNRDNPANTDFPPTVGVEFDTYRNLGWDPTDTNCHIGVNVNSIRSMEYTALPDGIYNGIMSAKVSYDAQTATLSATLRFDDPPGQSTYTVSANVDLRRAGLPQDAAVGFSASIADFIEQHQILSWSFDSTMSDSKTKNRGLLAGLVSAGIFVLLVIASWLGYRKCLKRKGIASRGAKTPLDQDMDNEFEKGVGPRRFRYNELSRATRGFSDEEKLGEGGFGAVYRGFLQDQGLHVAIKRVSKTSNQGRREYIAEVTIIGRLRHRNLVQLVGWCHKADELLLVYELMTNGSLDAHLYNSTEVLTWATRYQIILGMGSALTYLHQEWEQCVVHRDIKPSNVMLDSSFNAKLGDFGLARIVNHSSGAHTTTTLAGTKGYMDPAYAVTIRASAQTDVYSFGVVLLEIACGRRPVDPQEEESKVLLVEWVWGLYGRGALLDAADARLDGDMDAREMECALVTGLWCVHPDYGFRPSIRQAMSVLQFEAPLPELPPERPVAVYAPPHGVHGSSYTSSTGSSGAGGCSSTSDRTAANSRSFAIAASRTSQTTRPTTASTPDQTHAPGMTGHVQSTNFSS; from the exons ATGGTGATGAAGAGAGCCAAGTGCTTTCTTTCCCTCGGCTTCCCGTACTTGCTCCTACTCATCATGGGTAGCTGCCTTCCTCATGTCACCTCCCTTAGCTTCAGCTACAACTTCTCcggcgccggcgtcctcgccggcgCCGACCTCAAGTACATGAACGACTCCGCCCCCGCCCTCAACCGGATCGATCTGACCAACCACTCGAGGAAGTGGAGCACCGGCCGCGTAGCCCACGGGCAGGCGGTGCGTCTCTGGGACGACAGCGCAGGCAAGGCCGCCAGCTTCACCACCCACTTCGCCTTCGCCATCAAGCCCGCCAGCGATAACAGCGCGGCAAGTAGAATTACTTTCCCATGTCATGCATGGCGTTCGTACGCTTATCAGTCGCTGCTTGCGCTGCAGAGAGGTGATGGCATGGCGTTCTTCGTGGGGCCTTACCCGCCGAGCATGCCCAGGGACGCGACGGGCGGGTACCTCGCGCTGTTCAACAACCGCGACAACCCGGCCAACACCGACTTCCCGCCGACCGTCGGCGTGGAGTTCGACACGTACAGGAACCTCGGCTGGGACCCCACCGACACCAACTGCCACATCGGCGTCAACGTCAACAGCATCAGGTCCATGGAGTACACGGCGCTGCCGGACGGCATCTATAACGGGATCATGTCGGCGAAGGTGAGCTACGACGCCCAAACGGCCACGCTCTCGGCCACTCTGCGGTTTGACGATCCGCCAGGGCAGAGCACATACACGGTCAGCGCAAACGTAGATCTGCGGAGAGCCGGTCTGCCGCAGGACGCGGCGGTTGGGTTCTCGGCGTCCATCGCGGACTTCATCGAGCAGCATCAGATTCTTTCATGGTCGTTCGACTCCACCATGTCTG ATTCAAAGACAAAAAACAGAGGTCTACTTGCCGGGCTAGTATCCGCTGGTATCTTCGTACTGCTCGTCATAGCCTCATGGCTCGGCTACCGCAAATGTCTGAAAAGGAAGGGTATAGCATCTAGAGGTGCAAAGACCCCTCTTGACCAAGACATGGACAACGAGTTTGAGAAGGGTGTGGGGCCTCGGAGATTCAGGTACAACGAGCTATCGCGGGCTACTCGGGGATTCTCCGACGAGGAGAAGCTCGGCGAGGGTGGCTTCGGGGCAGTATACAGAGGGTTCTTGCAAGACCAGGGGCTGCATGTGGCCATCAAGAGAGTTTCCAAGACATCGAATCAGGGGAGGAGGGAATACATCGCAGAAGTGACCATCATCGGCCGGTTAAGGCATCGCAACCTTGTCCAGCTTGTCGGGTGGTGCCATAAAGCCGACGAGCTCCTGCTCGTCTACGAGCTTATGACGAACGGCAGCCTCGATGCCCATCTCTACAATTCCACGGAAGTCCTAACATGGGCAACCAG GTACCAAATCATTCTTGGCATGGGGTCTGCGCTGACATACCTGCACCAGGAGTGGGAGCAGTGCGTGGTGCACAGGGACATCAAGCCGAGCAACGTGATGCTTGACTCGTCGTTCAACGCCAAGCTGGGGGACTTCGGGCTCGCGCGCATCGTCAACCACAGCAGCGGCGCTCACACCACGACGACGTTGGCCGGCACCAAGGGCTACATGGACCCGGCGTACGCGGTGACCATCCGGGCTAGCGCGCAGACTGACGTCTACAGCTTTGGGGTCGTCCTCCTCGAGATCGCCTGTGGCCGCAGGCCCGTCGACCCGCAGGAGGAGGAGAGCAAGGTCCTGCTCGTCGAGTGGGTCTGGGGGCTGTACGGGAGAGGCGCGCTCCTCGACGCGGCGGACGCGCGGCTGGACGGCGACATGGACGCGCGCGAGATGGAGTGCGCGCTGGTCACGGGCCTCTGGTGCGTGCACCCGGACTACGGCTTCCGGCCGTCCATCCGACAAGCCATGAGCGTGCTCCAGTTCGAGGCGCCGCTTCCGGAACTCCCCCCGGAGAGGCCGGTGGCAGTGTACGCGCCGCCTCACGGAGTACACGGATCGAGCTACACGTCGTCGACTGGGAGTTCCGGCGCCGGCGGATGCTCGTCCACAAGTGACCGGACGGCGGCGAACAGCCGTTCATTTGCCATTGCGGCGTCCAGGACGAGTCAGACCACAAGGCCGACCACCGCGTCCACGCCTGACCAAACTCACGCCCCGGGCATGACTGGGCATGTTCAGTCCACGAACTTCTCTTCCTAG